In the Colwellia sp. 20A7 genome, one interval contains:
- a CDS encoding NAD(P)/FAD-dependent oxidoreductase yields MTNKLLIVGGGSLGAQLAKSLENDLDVTLIDQRDAFVHAPAMIRAIVKPSLLDRVLLPYDSLLAKGKFVKAKVIKVNENSVTLEDGTQIDADFIVIATGSTNGVAFKPAGDSIDDFRAVITEIHAKLQTAKSVAIVGAGAVGTEMAGEINSAMPSKSITLISSDSSLFAQMPTKFGAAITSKLKQAGVNIKFGVRVDDLKSLTEPYSGSLSLSDGSTITADLIIPAIGSRAVSELVDELPNVSKENNGRVTVDKYLRPSSYANVFAAGDIASSGDAMTIVAIGRQIPWLTNMFKGLAEGKNVEQLKPYTPWKKAPLLLPLGPNQGNSYLVIGTFGNWVTGKLKGKDLFISKYRKLFGLKD; encoded by the coding sequence ATGACTAACAAATTGTTAATCGTTGGTGGCGGCTCTTTGGGCGCTCAACTAGCTAAATCGTTAGAGAATGATCTAGATGTCACATTAATAGATCAACGTGATGCATTTGTTCATGCACCTGCAATGATACGAGCGATTGTTAAACCATCTTTGTTAGATCGCGTCTTATTACCTTATGACTCGCTACTTGCAAAAGGAAAGTTTGTTAAAGCCAAAGTAATCAAGGTGAACGAAAACAGTGTCACTCTTGAAGATGGCACACAAATAGACGCTGACTTTATTGTTATTGCCACCGGCTCTACTAATGGTGTGGCCTTTAAGCCTGCAGGTGACAGCATTGATGATTTCCGTGCTGTTATCACTGAAATACACGCAAAACTGCAAACCGCTAAATCGGTTGCTATCGTTGGCGCAGGTGCTGTAGGAACTGAAATGGCCGGTGAAATCAATTCTGCCATGCCAAGTAAAAGCATCACTTTGATATCCAGCGACTCAAGTTTGTTTGCGCAAATGCCAACCAAGTTTGGTGCTGCCATTACATCAAAACTCAAACAGGCAGGCGTTAACATTAAGTTCGGCGTTAGAGTTGACGACCTTAAGAGCTTAACAGAACCTTACTCTGGCTCTCTTAGTTTATCGGATGGGTCGACAATAACAGCCGATCTGATCATCCCAGCAATTGGTTCTAGAGCCGTGTCTGAACTAGTTGACGAATTGCCTAACGTGAGCAAAGAAAACAACGGTCGAGTGACGGTCGATAAATACTTACGTCCCTCTTCTTATGCCAACGTCTTTGCCGCTGGTGATATAGCAAGTAGCGGAGACGCGATGACCATAGTCGCTATCGGTCGCCAAATTCCTTGGCTTACTAATATGTTCAAAGGGTTAGCCGAAGGGAAAAACGTAGAGCAACTCAAGCCATACACACCTTGGAAAAAAGCGCCGCTATTGTTACCACTAGGTCCTAATCAAGGAAACTCCTATTTGGTTATTGGCACCTTTGGCAATTGGGTCACTGGTAAACTTAAAGGAAAAGATCTGTTTATAAGCAAATATCGTAAACTTTTTGGTTTGAAAGATTAA